The following proteins are encoded in a genomic region of Phragmites australis chromosome 9, lpPhrAust1.1, whole genome shotgun sequence:
- the LOC133928229 gene encoding uncharacterized protein LOC133928229, with protein sequence MEHYMMRFSAGGGQQLSRVDPMPDRRSRFCQMNAQPVVRIEVICPQPRRASRPPFPIEALNRASPKPNNGALPVYRADSASDILDLILSKSDPDVDTDSSSQAGFFCGSPPVRTNNPIVHDPQFGKKTPSFSPLGSSFGKKAAGIVEVGSPSCGASSPKVRIEGFACGSKEPHCAVTFA encoded by the exons ATGGAGCACTACATGATGAGATTCAGCGCGGGAGGAGGGCAGCAGCTCTCTAGGGTAGACCCAATGCCTGACCGAAGGTCAAGGTTTTGCCAGATGAATGCACAGCCAGTGGTTCGCATCGAAGTCATCTGCCCTCAGCCGCGCAGGGCTTCCCGTCCGCCCTTCCCGATTGAAGCTCTGAATAGAGCCAGCCCCAAGCCTAATAACGG GGCACTGCCAGTGTATAGAGCAGACTCCGCTTCTGATATCCTTGACCTCATCCTCAGCAAG AGTGACCCTGATGTTGATACTGATTCGAGCAGCCAGGCGGGCTTTTTCTGTGGCTCGCCACCTGTACGCACTAACAACCCTATTGTCCATGATCCGCAGTTCGGTAAAAAAACACCTTCCTTTTCTCCCttagggagttcttttggcaaAAAGGCAGCTGGAATAGTTGAAGTAGGTTCTCCATCTTGTGGGGCGAGCAGCCCAAAAGTAAGAATCGAAGGTTTTGCTTGCGGGAGCAAAGAGCCCCACTGTGCAGTTACCTTTGCCTGA
- the LOC133928230 gene encoding protein NEN4-like, which yields MKMREIVFFDVETTAPSSAGRWWLLEFGAILVCPKKLVEVGSYDTLIRPGDLSAVSRRFTDVEAIRSAPPFEDVADKIFDILDGRVWAGHNIQRFDCPRIREAFAEIGRPAPEPTGVIDSLNVLAHDFGRRAGDLKMATLASYFGIGKQKHRSLEDARMNLEVLKHCATVLLLESSLPSVLCSKSAAAAHAGGAMTRRRATIASTTPNRMSQTKLQFTPAPVPAEAAPPSAATQKINGPCKRDSLGKVVGRASKEALSTRRAATATPFRMILRHSRAIL from the exons atgaagatgcgAGAGATCGTCTTCTTCGACGTCGAGACGACGGCGCCGTCGTCGGCGGGCCGGTGGTGGCTGCTCGAGTTCGGCGCTATCCTCGTGTGCCCCAAGAAGCTGGTGGAGGTGGGCAGCTACGACACCCTCATCCGCCCGGGGGACCTCTCCGCTGTCTCCCGGCGGTTCACGGACGTCGAGGCCATCCGCTCCGCGCCGCCATTCGAGGACGTCGCCGACAAGATATTCGACATCCTCGACG GCCGCGTGTGGGCGGGCCACAACATCCAGCGCTTTGACTGCCCTCGCATCCGGGAGGCGTTCGCGGAGATCGGCCGCCCCGCCCCGGAGCCCACCGGCGTCATCGACTCCCTCAACGTGCTCGCCCACGACTTCGGGCGCCGCGCCGGCGACCTCAAGATGGCCACCCTGGCGTCCTACTTCGGCATCGGCAAGCAGAAGCACAGGAGCCTGGAGGATGCACGCATGAACCTCGAGGTGCTCAAGCACTGCGCAACAGTCCTGCTCCTG GAGTCGAGCCTTCCTTCTGTGCTGTGCAGTAAATCAGCAGCGGCTGCTCACGCCGGCGGCGCCATGACGAGGAGAAGGGCGACCATCGCCTCCACGACGCCGAACCGGATGTCGCAGACCAAGCTTCAGTTTACCCCTGCGCCTGTGCCGGCAGAAGCAGCGCCGCCGTCTGCAGCAACTCAAAAGATCAACGGCCCCTGCAAGAGGGATAGCTTGGGCAAG GTGGTGGGGAGGGCCAGTAAGGAAGCATTGAGCACTAGGCGAGCAGCGACGGCGACACCCTTCCGCATGATCCTCAGGCACTCCAGGGCCATCCTCTAG